One stretch of Methylopila sp. 73B DNA includes these proteins:
- a CDS encoding twin-arginine translocase TatA/TatE family subunit yields MSLTHWLVVAVLVMLLFGRGKISELMGDMAKGIKSFKKGLAEDDDVAEGMSQSRPAQPIEHRADAQVRPGVGSVDGSKS; encoded by the coding sequence ATGAGTCTCACGCATTGGTTGGTCGTCGCCGTGCTGGTGATGCTGCTGTTCGGCCGCGGCAAGATTTCCGAGCTCATGGGCGACATGGCCAAGGGCATCAAGAGCTTCAAGAAGGGCCTCGCCGAGGACGACGACGTCGCCGAGGGCATGTCCCAGAGCCGGCCGGCGCAGCCGATCGAGCACCGCGCCGACGCGCAGGTCCGCCCCGGCGTCGGCAGCGTCGACGGCAGCAAGTCCTGA
- a CDS encoding ScpA family protein, with the protein MAVPGVEGPDPVFEADERPDAPRAAFVVDLDGFEGPLDLLLDLARRQKVDLARLSILDLADQYLAFVEAARAERLDLAADYLVMAAWLAYLKSRLLLPEPPADDDEPPAEIVAAALAFRLRRLEAMRAAGAALIDRPLLGRDVFVRGEEPKEHDGRRPQWTAGLYDLLSAYARQRARTFSAPVTIARRPHWTLAEARAALERLVGPAADWARLDGLLLGFMTPELRASVLASGLGASLELAREGRMDLRQERAFGPLFVRSAAPLAPTPSERS; encoded by the coding sequence ATGGCCGTTCCCGGCGTGGAAGGGCCTGACCCCGTGTTCGAGGCCGACGAGCGGCCCGACGCGCCGCGCGCGGCCTTCGTGGTCGATCTCGACGGCTTCGAAGGCCCGCTCGATCTGCTGCTAGATCTCGCGCGCCGGCAGAAGGTGGACCTCGCGCGCCTGTCGATCCTCGACCTCGCCGACCAGTATCTCGCCTTCGTGGAGGCGGCGCGCGCGGAGCGGCTCGATCTCGCGGCCGACTACCTCGTGATGGCGGCATGGCTCGCCTATCTGAAATCCCGGCTGCTGCTGCCCGAGCCGCCGGCGGACGACGACGAGCCCCCCGCGGAGATCGTCGCCGCGGCGCTCGCCTTTCGCCTGCGACGCCTGGAGGCGATGCGCGCCGCGGGCGCGGCGCTGATCGACCGGCCCCTGCTCGGGCGCGACGTCTTCGTGCGGGGCGAGGAGCCGAAGGAGCACGACGGGCGCCGCCCACAGTGGACCGCGGGCCTCTACGACCTGCTGTCAGCCTACGCCCGCCAGCGCGCCCGCACCTTCTCCGCGCCTGTCACCATCGCGCGGCGGCCGCACTGGACGCTCGCGGAAGCCCGCGCCGCGCTGGAGCGCCTCGTCGGGCCCGCGGCCGACTGGGCGCGGCTCGACGGCCTGCTGCTCGGCTTCATGACGCCGGAGCTGCGCGCTTCGGTGCTGGCGTCCGGCCTCGGCGCCTCGCTTGAGCTGGCGCGCGAGGGACGCATGGACCTCCGCCAGGAGCGCGCCTTCGGGCCGCTGTTCGTGCGCTCGGCCGCGCCGCTCGCGCCCACGCCTTCGGAACGGTCGTGA
- a CDS encoding ABC transporter ATP-binding protein has protein sequence MNAAASAARPLVPRADPAALAFDDVSHAYGRTVAVDHVSLEVRPGAVVALLGESGCGKTTLLRIAAGVERPGGGVVRLDGRAVSAGPDYLPPERRGVGLMFQDYALFPHMTVLANVLFGLKALPRAEADARARAALARVGMSAHVGRYPTELSGGQQQRVALARAIAPRPRVLLMDEPFSGLDKRLRDAVRDETVAVLRETGATAVIVTHDPEEAMRMADEIVLMRGGRVAQAGAPEALYRAPVDLFVARFFSELNELPAVVRAGRADCTLGDLPAAGVPDGAAVVAVRPQGLRIGARGTGAAARIVARRFLGEAEQIELLVDGLTSPLRARVRPGGDASPGTDVAVTLDASETLVFAAGGA, from the coding sequence ATGAACGCCGCCGCGTCCGCCGCGCGTCCCCTCGTTCCCCGCGCCGACCCCGCAGCCCTCGCCTTCGACGACGTGTCCCACGCCTATGGCCGCACCGTCGCGGTCGACCACGTGTCGCTCGAGGTGCGCCCCGGCGCCGTGGTGGCCCTGCTGGGGGAATCCGGCTGCGGCAAGACCACGCTGCTGCGCATTGCGGCGGGGGTCGAGCGGCCGGGCGGCGGCGTGGTGCGGCTGGACGGGCGCGCGGTCTCGGCCGGCCCGGACTACCTGCCGCCGGAAAGGCGGGGCGTCGGCCTGATGTTCCAGGACTACGCCCTGTTTCCGCACATGACCGTGCTCGCAAACGTGCTGTTCGGGCTCAAGGCCCTGCCGCGCGCCGAAGCCGACGCCCGGGCGAGGGCGGCGCTCGCCCGCGTCGGGATGTCGGCCCACGTTGGTCGGTATCCCACCGAGCTGTCCGGCGGGCAGCAGCAGCGCGTGGCGCTTGCCCGCGCCATCGCCCCGCGGCCGCGCGTGCTGCTGATGGACGAGCCGTTCTCCGGCCTCGACAAGCGCCTGCGCGACGCGGTGCGCGACGAGACCGTCGCCGTGCTGCGCGAGACCGGCGCGACGGCGGTGATCGTCACCCACGATCCGGAAGAGGCGATGCGCATGGCCGACGAGATCGTGCTGATGCGGGGAGGGCGCGTGGCGCAGGCCGGCGCCCCCGAGGCGCTCTACCGGGCTCCAGTCGATCTCTTCGTCGCGCGCTTCTTCTCGGAGCTCAACGAACTGCCCGCGGTTGTGCGGGCCGGCCGCGCGGACTGCACGCTAGGCGACCTGCCGGCGGCCGGCGTGCCGGACGGCGCGGCGGTGGTCGCGGTGCGGCCGCAGGGTCTGCGCATCGGCGCGCGGGGCACGGGGGCGGCTGCGCGAATCGTCGCGCGCCGGTTCCTGGGCGAAGCCGAGCAGATCGAGCTCTTAGTCGATGGTCTAACGTCTCCGCTCAGGGCCCGAGTGCGGCCCGGCGGAGACGCATCCCCCGGGACTGACGTCGCCGTGACGTTGGACGCATCGGAAACCCTTGTGTTCGCGGCGGGCGGCGCCTAG
- the yajC gene encoding preprotein translocase subunit YajC: protein MFSTPAFAQAASGAPGGTDFLIQILPFLLIFVIMYFLILRPQQKRVKAHQEMIKNVRRGDTIVTSGGLIGKVIKVTDDSEVQVEIADNVRVRLSRAMIAEVRAKGEPVKTDAA from the coding sequence ATGTTCAGCACTCCCGCTTTTGCCCAGGCCGCCTCGGGGGCTCCCGGCGGCACGGACTTCCTGATCCAGATCCTGCCGTTCCTGCTGATCTTCGTGATCATGTACTTCCTGATTCTGCGTCCGCAGCAGAAGCGGGTGAAGGCGCATCAGGAGATGATCAAGAACGTTCGCCGCGGCGACACGATCGTGACCTCCGGCGGGCTGATCGGAAAAGTGATCAAGGTGACCGACGATTCCGAGGTGCAGGTCGAGATCGCGGACAACGTGCGTGTCCGCCTGTCCCGCGCGATGATCGCCGAAGTCCGCGCCAAGGGCGAACCCGTGAAGACCGACGCGGCTTGA
- a CDS encoding protein-L-isoaspartate(D-aspartate) O-methyltransferase, translated as MTEGRDEAERTRRAELVLKLRSRGVRDMRLLRAIEMIPRTLFVRAEHAEVAYADRALPIACGQTLESPFQIAATTEALGVGEADVVLEVGCGTGYQTAILASLASRVVAIDRWRGLVEAAEKRLERLGGAANVAFVAADGLQGRAPEAPFDRILISGAVLAPPSALLNQLKPGGVMLAPIGQGARLRLTRFRKGANGDVDDSLIGFVRAAPMTPGRAAAL; from the coding sequence ATGACCGAGGGGCGCGACGAGGCCGAACGCACCCGCCGCGCCGAGCTCGTGCTCAAGCTGCGCTCGCGCGGCGTCCGCGACATGCGCCTCCTGCGCGCGATCGAAATGATCCCGCGGACGCTGTTCGTGCGCGCCGAGCACGCCGAGGTCGCCTACGCCGACCGTGCCCTCCCGATCGCCTGCGGGCAGACGCTCGAATCGCCGTTCCAGATCGCCGCGACGACGGAGGCGCTGGGCGTCGGGGAAGCCGACGTCGTGCTCGAGGTCGGCTGCGGCACAGGCTACCAGACGGCGATCCTCGCCAGCCTCGCGAGCCGCGTCGTCGCGATCGACCGCTGGCGCGGGCTCGTCGAGGCGGCGGAGAAACGCCTCGAGCGGCTTGGGGGCGCGGCGAACGTGGCCTTCGTCGCCGCCGACGGCCTTCAGGGCCGCGCGCCCGAGGCGCCGTTCGACCGCATCCTGATCTCCGGCGCGGTGCTCGCGCCGCCGTCGGCGCTGCTCAACCAGCTGAAGCCCGGCGGCGTGATGCTCGCGCCGATCGGGCAGGGCGCGCGCCTGCGTCTCACGCGCTTCCGCAAGGGCGCGAACGGCGACGTCGATGACAGCCTCATCGGCTTCGTCCGCGCGGCCCCCATGACGCCGGGGCGAGCTGCCGCTCTCTGA
- a CDS encoding peptidoglycan DD-metalloendopeptidase family protein has product MRNVVPCLRAKLLARAALIAFAASGVAACSSDSSRFGESPFSNPFASASSSEPTYRAPAEPRYTGTVRAAPTSRIERAPLGAPSPAQSAPMRGFGGQQSANQPRSGSYEPQSTGSIPSVSRTAIARPAPSVSAASSNWSAEGGSTVTLAQGESVHTLSQRYGVPASAIMQANGLSSANAVGPGSRVVIPVYSSGGSRMGAAAPVIEAPRVAAAPQAVEAPRMAAAQAPARGGVHTVAPGETLSSVARQYNVSRTALAEANNIPSETMVRSGQKLSVPGAGQQMAAVKPVAPVAPPAAVNGREPKMQFVQGAQPKGAAPVAAPVAPVAPPAVRTAQAAPALKPSVPGADPQARAFAGAPSKPSAAPEPSEQVKTASIKVDATPEAAPSGPSFRWPVRGRVISGYGSKASGATNDGINLAVPEGTDVKASDDGVVAYAGSELKGFGNLVLIRHSNGWVTAYAHNSALEVKRGETIRRGQIIAKSGSTGNVTSPQLHFEVRKGAQAVDPMQHLAGI; this is encoded by the coding sequence ATGCGTAATGTCGTTCCGTGCCTCCGCGCCAAGCTGCTGGCGCGGGCCGCTCTCATCGCCTTCGCCGCCAGCGGCGTGGCCGCCTGCAGCTCGGACTCCAGCCGCTTCGGCGAGTCCCCGTTCTCCAACCCGTTCGCGTCGGCCTCGTCGTCGGAGCCGACCTACCGGGCCCCGGCCGAGCCGCGCTACACCGGCACGGTCCGGGCGGCTCCCACCAGCCGGATCGAGCGCGCGCCGCTTGGCGCGCCGAGCCCCGCCCAGTCCGCGCCGATGCGCGGCTTCGGCGGCCAGCAGAGCGCCAACCAGCCGCGCTCGGGCTCCTATGAGCCGCAGAGCACCGGCTCCATCCCGTCGGTCTCCCGCACGGCGATCGCCCGCCCGGCGCCGTCCGTCTCCGCGGCGTCCTCCAACTGGAGCGCCGAGGGCGGATCGACCGTCACGCTCGCCCAGGGCGAGAGCGTCCACACCCTGTCGCAGCGCTACGGCGTGCCGGCGAGCGCCATCATGCAGGCGAACGGCCTGTCGAGCGCCAACGCCGTCGGCCCCGGCTCCCGCGTCGTGATCCCGGTCTACTCCAGCGGCGGCTCCCGCATGGGCGCCGCGGCCCCGGTGATCGAGGCTCCCCGCGTCGCCGCGGCCCCTCAGGCCGTCGAGGCTCCCCGCATGGCGGCGGCGCAGGCTCCGGCCCGCGGCGGCGTGCACACGGTCGCTCCCGGCGAGACGCTGTCCTCGGTCGCCCGCCAGTACAACGTTAGCCGCACGGCTCTCGCCGAGGCCAACAACATCCCCTCGGAGACCATGGTCCGCAGCGGCCAGAAGCTCTCGGTGCCGGGCGCCGGCCAGCAGATGGCGGCGGTGAAGCCCGTCGCGCCGGTCGCTCCGCCGGCCGCCGTCAACGGCCGCGAGCCGAAGATGCAGTTCGTTCAGGGCGCCCAGCCCAAGGGCGCGGCCCCCGTCGCCGCCCCGGTCGCGCCCGTCGCCCCCCCGGCGGTCCGCACGGCCCAGGCCGCTCCGGCGCTGAAGCCGAGCGTCCCCGGCGCCGACCCGCAGGCCCGCGCCTTCGCCGGCGCGCCGTCCAAGCCGAGCGCCGCGCCCGAGCCGTCCGAGCAGGTCAAGACCGCCTCGATCAAGGTCGACGCCACCCCTGAGGCGGCGCCCTCCGGCCCGTCCTTCCGCTGGCCGGTCCGGGGCCGCGTGATCTCCGGCTACGGCTCGAAGGCGAGCGGCGCGACCAACGACGGCATCAACCTCGCGGTGCCCGAAGGCACCGACGTGAAGGCCTCCGACGACGGCGTCGTGGCCTACGCCGGCAGCGAGCTGAAGGGCTTCGGCAACCTCGTGCTGATCCGCCACTCGAACGGCTGGGTCACGGCCTACGCGCACAACAGCGCGCTCGAGGTGAAGCGCGGCGAAACCATCCGCCGCGGCCAGATCATCGCGAAGTCCGGCTCAACCGGCAACGTGACCTCGCCCCAGCTGCACTTCGAAGTCCGCAAGGGCGCCCAGGCGGTGGACCCGATGCAGCACCTCGCCGGCATCTGA
- the tatB gene encoding Sec-independent protein translocase protein TatB, with product MFDIAWSEFLVVAVVALVVVGPKDLPALLRNVGRMVATVRRMAGEFQTQFNDAMREAELDDLKREVTGLKDIASKAASSPNPFQIARDEIRKAVDSKPAAPSALAGEAAASSLVDDQPIPSALAPSPTTDDAEAEPDVVASGMSGIETPAAPNGATPHVAGPMDAGSMDAEPAHAPSPVPAEPPHSSSAAS from the coding sequence ATGTTCGACATCGCCTGGTCTGAGTTTCTGGTCGTCGCGGTCGTGGCGCTTGTCGTCGTGGGCCCGAAGGACCTTCCTGCGCTGCTGCGCAACGTCGGGCGCATGGTTGCGACCGTCCGGCGCATGGCCGGCGAGTTCCAGACCCAGTTCAACGACGCCATGCGCGAAGCCGAGCTGGACGACCTCAAGCGCGAGGTGACCGGCCTGAAGGACATCGCGTCCAAGGCCGCGTCCTCGCCCAACCCGTTCCAGATCGCCCGCGACGAGATCCGCAAGGCGGTCGACTCCAAACCGGCCGCGCCCTCGGCGCTGGCGGGCGAGGCGGCGGCGTCCTCCCTGGTCGACGACCAGCCGATCCCCTCCGCGCTCGCGCCGTCCCCGACCACGGACGACGCCGAGGCCGAGCCGGACGTCGTCGCGTCCGGCATGTCGGGGATCGAGACCCCCGCCGCGCCGAACGGCGCTACGCCCCACGTCGCAGGACCCATGGACGCCGGATCCATGGACGCCGAGCCCGCTCACGCGCCGTCCCCCGTGCCCGCCGAACCTCCTCATTCTTCGAGCGCCGCTTCGTGA
- the serS gene encoding serine--tRNA ligase produces the protein MHDIRLIRDDPESFDRGLARRGLTPLSGRLVALDERRREVIGRLQAIQERRNAASKEVGQAKAQKDEARAAALIEEVAKLKLDAPAAEAEQKAIEQELEATLAEIPNIPLDEVPDGPDESANVERHRVGTPREIPDAKAHYDLGEALGLIDFEAASRMSGARFAVLKGQVARLERALMSFMLDLHTTEHGYTEIAPPLLVRDEAMFGTAQLPKFADDQFRTSFDFWLIPTAEVSLTNLVREQILSEEELPLRVTAGTPCFRAEAGAAGRDTRGLIRQHQFSKVELVSVTTPEKSLEEHERMLACAEQVLKRLELPFRTITLCTGDMGFASRKTYDIEVWLPAQKTYREISSCSVCGDFQARRMNARYRPADAKGPRFVHTLNGSGVAVGRALVAVLENYQQADGSIAVPAALKPYMGGLTTIGRA, from the coding sequence ATGCACGACATCCGCCTGATCCGCGACGATCCCGAGAGCTTCGACCGGGGGCTCGCGCGGCGCGGGCTGACGCCTCTGAGCGGCCGGCTCGTCGCGCTCGACGAACGCCGGCGCGAGGTCATCGGCCGCCTGCAGGCGATCCAGGAGCGCCGCAACGCCGCCTCCAAGGAGGTCGGCCAGGCCAAGGCCCAGAAGGACGAGGCCCGCGCCGCCGCCCTGATCGAGGAGGTGGCGAAGCTCAAGCTCGACGCGCCAGCGGCGGAGGCCGAGCAGAAGGCGATAGAGCAGGAGCTCGAGGCGACGCTCGCCGAGATCCCGAACATCCCGCTGGACGAGGTGCCCGATGGTCCGGACGAGAGCGCGAACGTCGAGCGCCACCGGGTCGGGACCCCGCGCGAGATCCCCGACGCCAAGGCGCACTACGACCTCGGCGAGGCGCTCGGCCTGATCGACTTCGAAGCCGCCTCGCGCATGTCCGGCGCGCGCTTCGCGGTGCTCAAAGGTCAGGTGGCGCGGCTCGAGCGGGCGCTGATGTCGTTCATGCTCGACCTGCACACGACCGAGCACGGCTACACCGAGATCGCGCCGCCGCTGCTGGTGCGCGACGAGGCGATGTTCGGCACCGCGCAGCTGCCGAAGTTCGCCGACGACCAGTTCCGGACGAGCTTCGATTTCTGGCTGATCCCGACCGCCGAGGTCTCGCTCACGAACCTCGTGCGCGAGCAGATCCTGTCGGAGGAGGAGCTGCCGCTGCGCGTGACCGCCGGCACGCCTTGTTTCCGCGCGGAAGCGGGCGCCGCGGGCCGCGACACGCGCGGGCTGATCCGCCAGCACCAGTTCAGCAAGGTTGAGCTGGTCTCGGTCACGACGCCGGAGAAGAGCCTCGAGGAGCACGAGCGCATGCTCGCCTGCGCCGAGCAGGTGCTGAAGCGTCTGGAGCTCCCGTTCCGCACCATCACGCTCTGCACCGGCGACATGGGCTTCGCCTCGCGCAAGACCTACGACATCGAGGTCTGGCTGCCGGCGCAGAAGACCTACCGCGAGATTTCGAGCTGCTCGGTCTGCGGCGATTTTCAGGCGCGGCGCATGAACGCGCGCTACCGACCGGCGGACGCCAAGGGCCCGCGCTTCGTCCACACGCTGAACGGCTCCGGCGTTGCGGTCGGCCGCGCGCTGGTCGCGGTGCTGGAGAACTACCAGCAGGCGGACGGCTCGATCGCCGTCCCCGCCGCGCTGAAGCCCTATATGGGCGGGCTGACGACGATCGGGCGGGCGTGA
- the tatC gene encoding twin-arginine translocase subunit TatC — protein sequence MSQADIDSTKAPLIEHLIELRSRLIRSILAFAIAFGLCFAVAGHIFNLLLVPYEIAAGSAEAIRLQYTAPQEYFITQIKLAMFGAGFISFPIVANQIYKFVAPGLYKNERSAFLPYLVATPVLFLMGAAFVYFAAMPLAMRFFLSMQQAGGDGHASIELIARTSEYLSLVMTLIFAFGICFQTPVILTLLARAGFIDSQWLKDKRRYAIVVVFAIAAVLTPPDVISQVALAVPTILLYEASIVVVKMVEKKRAEAEKAEGSPD from the coding sequence GTGAGCCAAGCCGACATCGACTCCACCAAGGCGCCGCTGATCGAGCACCTGATCGAGCTGCGTTCGCGGCTCATCCGCTCGATCCTCGCCTTCGCGATCGCCTTCGGCCTCTGCTTCGCCGTCGCCGGGCACATCTTCAACCTGCTGCTCGTGCCCTACGAGATCGCCGCCGGCTCGGCCGAGGCGATCCGGCTGCAGTACACGGCGCCGCAGGAGTACTTCATCACGCAGATCAAGCTCGCCATGTTCGGCGCGGGCTTCATCTCGTTTCCGATCGTCGCGAACCAGATCTACAAGTTCGTGGCGCCCGGCCTCTACAAGAACGAGCGCTCCGCCTTCCTGCCGTATCTGGTGGCGACGCCGGTGCTGTTCCTGATGGGCGCGGCCTTCGTCTATTTCGCCGCGATGCCGCTCGCGATGCGGTTCTTCCTGTCGATGCAGCAGGCGGGCGGCGACGGCCACGCCTCGATCGAACTGATCGCCCGCACCAGCGAGTACCTCTCGCTGGTCATGACGCTGATCTTCGCCTTCGGCATCTGCTTCCAGACGCCGGTGATCCTGACGCTGCTCGCCCGCGCCGGCTTCATCGACTCGCAGTGGCTGAAGGACAAGCGGCGCTACGCCATCGTGGTGGTGTTCGCGATCGCCGCGGTCCTGACGCCGCCCGACGTCATCAGCCAGGTCGCGCTTGCCGTGCCGACGATCCTTTTGTACGAGGCCTCGATCGTCGTCGTGAAAATGGTCGAGAAGAAGCGCGCGGAGGCCGAGAAGGCCGAAGGTTCGCCGGACTAG
- a CDS encoding ATP-binding protein, protein MPATDTRDALLLRIAEALDRLSPPKAQTPDFDAADAFVWNAGETRLQPVPAVSRVDLVLLKGIDRVRDQLLDNTLRFARGRPANNALLWGARGMGKSSLVKAAHATVSATLVAEGKPPLKLVEIHREDIESLPVLMGLLRPAPYPFLLFCDDLSFDAEDTSYKSLKAVLDGGVEGRPANVLLYATSNRRHLLAREMIENERSTAINPGEAVEEKVSLSDRFGLWLGFHRCSQDEYLAMVKGYVDHLGLNADPEQLRREALEWSTTRGSRSGRVAWQFVQDLAGRLGE, encoded by the coding sequence ATGCCCGCGACCGACACCCGCGACGCGCTGCTGCTGCGCATCGCCGAGGCGCTCGATCGGCTGTCGCCGCCGAAGGCGCAGACCCCGGACTTCGACGCCGCGGACGCCTTCGTGTGGAACGCAGGCGAGACCCGGCTGCAGCCGGTGCCGGCGGTCTCGCGCGTCGATCTCGTGCTGCTGAAGGGGATCGATCGCGTCCGCGACCAGCTGCTCGACAACACCCTGCGCTTCGCGCGTGGGCGGCCGGCGAACAACGCGCTGCTCTGGGGCGCGCGCGGCATGGGCAAGAGCTCGCTGGTGAAGGCCGCGCATGCGACCGTCTCCGCCACGCTGGTCGCGGAGGGCAAGCCGCCGCTGAAGCTCGTCGAGATCCACCGCGAGGACATCGAATCGCTTCCCGTCCTGATGGGCCTGCTGCGGCCGGCGCCCTATCCCTTCCTGCTGTTCTGCGACGACCTGTCGTTCGACGCCGAAGACACCTCGTACAAGTCGCTGAAGGCCGTGCTCGACGGCGGCGTCGAGGGCCGGCCGGCGAACGTGCTGCTCTACGCCACGTCGAACCGCCGCCATCTGCTCGCGCGCGAGATGATCGAGAACGAGCGCTCGACCGCGATCAACCCCGGCGAGGCGGTGGAGGAGAAGGTCTCGCTGTCGGACCGCTTCGGCCTCTGGCTCGGGTTCCACCGCTGCAGCCAGGACGAGTACCTCGCCATGGTGAAGGGCTACGTCGACCACCTCGGGCTGAACGCCGATCCGGAACAGCTCCGCCGCGAGGCGCTGGAATGGTCCACCACCCGCGGCTCCCGCTCCGGCCGCGTCGCGTGGCAGTTCGTGCAGGACCTCGCGGGGCGGCTGGGGGAGTAG
- the scpB gene encoding SMC-Scp complex subunit ScpB, translated as MSPDDVARAPELHLRILEAVLFAARAPVEESALAARLPDGADVRAALRVLAHRYAGRGVNLRRIERAWAFRTAPDVAASLSEAIAEPKKLSRAAIETLAIIAYHQPTTRAEIEEIRGVATSKGTLDALLEAGFVRLRGRRRSPGRPVTFGTTPAFLDHFGLEQVSDLPGLDELKAAGLLDARLPPGLAMPQPSDDPGLAPDEEPLGADDPFAALEIGDGEE; from the coding sequence CTGAGCCCCGACGACGTCGCCCGCGCGCCGGAGCTGCACCTGCGGATTCTCGAAGCCGTGCTGTTCGCGGCGCGGGCCCCGGTGGAGGAGTCGGCGCTCGCCGCGCGGCTGCCCGACGGCGCGGACGTTCGCGCGGCGCTGCGGGTGCTGGCCCACCGCTACGCCGGCCGCGGCGTGAACCTTAGGCGGATCGAGCGCGCCTGGGCCTTCCGCACCGCCCCGGATGTGGCGGCGTCGCTGTCGGAGGCGATCGCCGAGCCGAAGAAGCTCTCGCGCGCAGCGATCGAGACCCTCGCCATCATCGCCTACCACCAGCCGACCACGCGGGCCGAGATCGAGGAGATCCGCGGCGTCGCGACCTCCAAGGGCACGCTCGACGCGCTGCTGGAGGCCGGCTTCGTCCGCCTGCGCGGGCGCCGCCGCTCTCCCGGGCGGCCGGTCACCTTCGGCACGACGCCAGCCTTCCTCGACCATTTCGGCCTCGAACAGGTCTCGGACCTTCCCGGCCTTGACGAACTGAAGGCGGCGGGGCTTCTCGACGCCCGGCTCCCGCCGGGCCTCGCCATGCCGCAGCCGTCCGACGATCCGGGGCTTGCCCCGGACGAGGAGCCGCTGGGCGCGGACGATCCGTTCGCCGCGCTCGAGATCGGCGACGGGGAGGAGTGA
- the surE gene encoding 5'/3'-nucleotidase SurE yields the protein MRILLTNDDGVHAEGLEALEQIALQLSDDVWVVAPETDQSGASHSISLSDPLRLRQIGEKRFAVRGTPSDCVIMGVRHVLYDARPDLILSGVNRGQNVAEDVTYSGTIAGAIEGTLLGVPSIALSQNYDRTRDLEDMYASARVHGAEVVRRVIKAGFAPDRLVNVNFPGCAPEEVEGVAVSSQGKRNQELLRIEQREDGRGQPYFWIAFGRAPVEAGEGTDLAAIRDRKISVTPLKIDLTDHDTFDGLRAAFADA from the coding sequence ATGAGAATTCTCCTCACCAACGACGACGGCGTCCACGCCGAAGGCCTCGAAGCGCTGGAGCAGATCGCGCTGCAGCTGTCGGACGACGTCTGGGTGGTCGCGCCCGAGACCGACCAGTCCGGCGCCTCGCACTCGATCTCGCTGAGCGATCCGCTCAGGCTGCGCCAGATCGGCGAGAAGCGCTTCGCCGTGCGCGGAACGCCGAGCGACTGCGTGATCATGGGCGTGCGCCACGTGCTCTACGACGCGCGGCCGGACCTGATCCTGTCGGGCGTCAACCGCGGCCAGAACGTCGCCGAGGACGTCACCTATTCCGGCACCATCGCCGGCGCCATCGAGGGCACGCTGCTCGGCGTGCCGTCGATCGCGCTGTCGCAGAACTACGACCGCACGCGCGACCTCGAGGACATGTACGCCTCCGCGCGGGTCCACGGCGCCGAGGTCGTCCGCCGCGTCATCAAGGCGGGCTTCGCCCCCGACCGGCTGGTCAACGTGAACTTTCCCGGCTGCGCGCCGGAGGAGGTCGAGGGCGTCGCCGTCTCGTCCCAGGGCAAGCGTAACCAGGAGCTTCTGCGGATCGAGCAGCGTGAGGACGGGCGCGGGCAGCCCTATTTCTGGATCGCGTTCGGCCGGGCTCCGGTGGAGGCCGGGGAGGGCACGGACCTCGCCGCGATCCGAGACCGCAAGATCTCGGTGACTCCGCTGAAGATCGACCTGACCGACCACGACACCTTCGACGGCCTGCGCGCCGCCTTCGCCGACGCCTGA